A genomic stretch from Aminobacter aminovorans includes:
- a CDS encoding COG4315 family predicted lipoprotein → MKTVLSAFALLLASSALSFAAEPAKIAEGAGGKMYTDANGMTLYTYDKDSAGKSACNGDCAVNWPPLMAAADAKDEGDWTVVTRDDGSKMWAYEGKPLYTFVQDKKAGDVTGEGKGGVWHIAKAD, encoded by the coding sequence ATGAAGACCGTACTGTCCGCATTCGCCCTCCTGCTTGCGAGTTCAGCCCTCTCCTTCGCCGCCGAACCGGCCAAGATCGCCGAAGGCGCCGGCGGCAAGATGTACACCGACGCCAACGGCATGACGCTCTACACCTATGACAAGGACAGCGCCGGCAAGTCGGCCTGCAATGGCGACTGCGCCGTCAACTGGCCGCCGCTGATGGCTGCGGCCGATGCCAAGGACGAAGGCGACTGGACGGTCGTCACCCGCGACGACGGCTCCAAGATGTGGGCCTATGAAGGTAAGCCACTCTACACCTTCGTCCAGGACAAGAAGGCCGGCGACGTCACCGGCGAGGGCAAGGGCGGCGTCTGGCACATCGCCAAGGCCGACTGA
- a CDS encoding trimethylamine methyltransferase family protein: MTVALQTAEQAPASDRARRGGRAGKRAGGAQAFEQPPFRQLKIPFAPTKLISDDELESIHLASLRVLKDIGVDVLHDEARRIMKAHGADVRDGTERVRFDSDMILELISHAPAEFTLHARNPAHNVRFGGNNLVISQMASAPNCSDLDRGRRPGNQADYRNFLKLAQMHNILQTTGGYPVEPVDIHPSIRHLECIRDLATLTDKVFHIYSLGKERNVDGIEITRIARGISREQMMVEPSVYTIINTNSPLKLDVPMMEGIIQMSSMGQVVIVTPFTLSGAMAPVTIAGALVQQNAEALSGLAFTQMVRKGAPVGYGGFTSNVDMKSGAPAFGTPEYMKAQLVGGQLARRYNIPYRTSNVCAANAVDAQAAYESVFSLWGAIQGGANFMLHGAGWLEGGLRCSYEKMILDIDMLQMVAEFLTPLDLSEDALAVDAIRDVGPGGHFFGTAHTQSRYKNAFYSPIISDWRNFETWAEAGSPTAVEKANRVWKERLASYEEPWMDPAIREELNAFVDKRKAEGGAPTDF, from the coding sequence ATGACCGTGGCCCTGCAAACAGCCGAACAGGCTCCTGCCTCCGACCGCGCTCGACGCGGCGGTCGTGCCGGCAAGCGCGCCGGCGGCGCCCAGGCATTCGAGCAGCCGCCTTTCCGCCAGCTCAAGATCCCGTTTGCACCGACCAAGCTGATCTCCGACGACGAGCTGGAGTCCATCCACCTCGCCTCATTAAGGGTGCTCAAGGACATCGGCGTCGACGTGCTGCACGACGAGGCACGCCGCATCATGAAGGCCCATGGCGCCGACGTGCGCGACGGCACCGAGCGCGTCCGCTTCGATTCCGACATGATCCTCGAGTTGATCTCGCATGCCCCGGCAGAGTTCACCCTGCATGCCCGCAATCCGGCCCACAATGTGCGCTTCGGCGGCAACAATCTCGTCATTTCGCAGATGGCGTCGGCGCCCAACTGTTCCGATCTCGATCGTGGCCGTCGCCCGGGCAACCAGGCCGACTACCGCAACTTCCTCAAGCTCGCCCAGATGCACAACATCCTGCAGACGACTGGCGGCTATCCTGTCGAACCAGTGGACATCCACCCCTCGATCCGCCATCTCGAATGTATCCGCGATCTGGCGACTTTGACCGACAAGGTGTTTCACATCTATTCGCTCGGCAAGGAGCGCAACGTCGACGGCATCGAGATCACCCGCATCGCCCGTGGCATCTCCCGCGAGCAGATGATGGTGGAGCCCTCGGTCTATACCATCATCAACACTAACTCGCCGCTGAAGCTCGACGTGCCGATGATGGAAGGCATCATCCAGATGTCGTCGATGGGCCAGGTGGTGATCGTCACCCCCTTCACCCTGTCAGGTGCGATGGCGCCCGTCACCATCGCCGGCGCCCTGGTGCAGCAGAATGCCGAGGCGCTCTCCGGCCTCGCCTTCACCCAGATGGTCAGGAAGGGCGCTCCGGTCGGCTATGGCGGCTTCACCTCCAACGTCGACATGAAGTCGGGCGCGCCGGCTTTCGGCACGCCCGAATACATGAAGGCCCAGCTTGTCGGCGGCCAGCTCGCCCGCCGCTACAACATCCCCTACCGCACCTCCAATGTCTGCGCCGCCAATGCCGTCGACGCCCAGGCGGCCTATGAGAGCGTCTTCTCCTTGTGGGGCGCGATCCAGGGCGGCGCCAACTTCATGCTCCACGGCGCCGGCTGGCTCGAGGGCGGCCTTCGCTGCTCCTACGAGAAGATGATCCTCGACATCGACATGCTGCAGATGGTGGCCGAATTCCTGACCCCGCTGGACCTGTCGGAAGACGCGCTCGCCGTCGATGCGATCCGCGACGTCGGCCCCGGCGGCCACTTCTTCGGCACCGCGCACACCCAGTCGCGCTACAAGAATGCCTTCTATTCGCCCATCATCTCCGACTGGCGCAATTTCGAGACCTGGGCCGAAGCCGGCAGCCCGACGGCGGTGGAAAAGGCCAATCGCGTCTGGAAGGAGCGCCTCGCCTCCTACGAGGAGCCCTGGATGGACCCCGCCATCCGCGAAGAGCTCAACGCCTTCGTCGACAAGCGCAAGGCCGAAGGCGGCGCCCCGACCGACTTCTGA
- a CDS encoding aspartate aminotransferase family protein, giving the protein MTYQNYSLKQLQQIDAAHHLHPFTDHKELRDAGSRMITRAEGPFIYDSEGTELLDGMAGLWCVNVGYGRDELAEAAYAQMKEMPYYNSFFKCSTPTPVLLSKKLAELAPSNINQVFYGSSGSESNDTALRLVRHYWALEGKPEKNRIISRKMAYHGSTVAGTSLGGMDGMHQQLGGAVPNIVHVMMPYAYELALPGESDDDFGLRAARSVEDAILEAGADNVAAFIGEPIMGAGGVKIPPASYWPEIQRICRKYDVLLMLDEVITGYGRTGEWFAAQTFGIEADTITTAKALTSGYQPLSALLVGDRIASTLVEKGGEFYHGYTYSGHPVACAVALKNLEIIEREGLVERVKTDTGPYFAQMLKERIARHGLVGEVRSVGLMGAIEIVRDKATKERFSPGGSAAVVVRDHAIANGIMMRATGDSMILSPPLIWTRATIDMAGDRILKALDLAEADLSKA; this is encoded by the coding sequence ATGACTTATCAGAACTATTCGCTGAAGCAGCTTCAGCAGATCGACGCCGCGCATCATCTCCACCCGTTCACCGACCACAAGGAACTGCGCGATGCAGGCTCGCGCATGATCACCCGCGCCGAAGGGCCGTTCATCTACGATTCGGAAGGAACCGAACTGCTCGACGGCATGGCCGGGCTGTGGTGCGTCAATGTCGGCTACGGCCGTGACGAGCTGGCCGAAGCGGCCTACGCCCAGATGAAGGAAATGCCCTATTACAATTCCTTCTTCAAATGCTCGACGCCAACGCCGGTGCTGTTGTCGAAGAAGCTCGCGGAACTGGCGCCCAGCAACATCAACCAGGTGTTCTACGGTTCGTCGGGTTCGGAATCGAACGACACGGCGCTCCGCCTGGTGCGCCACTACTGGGCGCTCGAGGGAAAGCCAGAGAAGAACCGTATCATCTCGCGCAAGATGGCCTATCACGGCTCGACCGTCGCCGGCACATCGCTCGGTGGCATGGATGGCATGCACCAGCAGCTTGGCGGTGCCGTGCCCAACATCGTCCATGTGATGATGCCCTACGCCTATGAACTGGCGCTACCAGGCGAGAGCGATGATGATTTCGGCCTGCGCGCCGCCAGGTCGGTCGAGGATGCGATCCTGGAGGCCGGTGCCGACAATGTCGCCGCCTTCATCGGCGAGCCGATCATGGGGGCGGGCGGCGTCAAGATCCCGCCGGCAAGCTACTGGCCGGAGATCCAGCGCATCTGCCGCAAATATGACGTGCTCCTGATGCTCGACGAGGTTATCACCGGCTACGGACGCACCGGCGAGTGGTTTGCGGCCCAGACCTTCGGTATCGAGGCCGACACGATCACCACCGCCAAGGCGCTGACCTCGGGCTACCAGCCGCTGTCGGCGCTGCTGGTCGGCGATCGTATCGCCTCGACGCTGGTCGAGAAGGGCGGTGAGTTCTATCACGGCTACACCTATTCCGGTCACCCGGTGGCCTGTGCGGTGGCGCTCAAGAATCTCGAAATCATCGAGCGTGAAGGGCTGGTCGAGCGGGTGAAGACCGACACCGGCCCGTATTTCGCCCAGATGCTCAAGGAGCGCATCGCTCGCCACGGCCTCGTCGGCGAAGTCCGTTCGGTGGGCCTGATGGGCGCCATCGAGATCGTCAGGGACAAGGCGACCAAGGAGCGGTTCTCACCCGGCGGCAGTGCCGCGGTCGTGGTGCGCGACCATGCGATTGCCAACGGCATCATGATGCGCGCGACCGGCGACTCGATGATCCTGTCGCCGCCGCTGATCTGGACCCGCGCCACCATCGACATGGCCGGCGACCGTATCTTGAAGGCGCTCGACCTCGCCGAAGCCGATCTCAGCAAAGCCTGA
- a CDS encoding MFS transporter gives MTSPASTAAEPPLRWAPLVGVTAALAMFGAAQGLSYPLFSLLMQKQGMPPAMIGLSAAMMPLGLIASAAFVPWAVRLVGARNLAVGCSIAAAICFLLIGYLQDWFAWFVLRFMIGVVINPLYILGEVWALSMAPPSRRGRVMGVFNTLMGVGYASGPLVLTFVGTAGWTPFVIAIVGFLACATVLRILSDLSGFEDDGQSKGGVLGFAALAPALLFAVLVSAANQQSTYSLLPVFGAGHGLPEAMLAAMLTALSMGNILLQIPLGLMAERVGGRAMILFCAAATAICAVLLPLLIETRLIWPVLVVMGAVGYGVYTMALVELGNRFNGSVLVAGNAAFALMWGMGGIVGPPSSGLVMQTFGPIGLPAVLASLNITLLAFAFYRAAVRWHKTD, from the coding sequence TTGACCTCTCCCGCTTCCACGGCCGCCGAACCGCCTCTCAGGTGGGCACCGCTTGTCGGCGTCACCGCAGCACTTGCGATGTTTGGCGCAGCGCAAGGGCTGAGCTATCCGCTGTTTTCGCTGCTGATGCAAAAACAGGGCATGCCGCCGGCGATGATCGGCCTGTCGGCGGCGATGATGCCACTGGGACTGATCGCCTCCGCCGCCTTCGTGCCTTGGGCCGTGCGCCTCGTCGGGGCGAGAAACCTGGCGGTCGGCTGCTCGATCGCGGCTGCCATTTGCTTCCTGCTCATCGGCTATCTCCAGGACTGGTTCGCCTGGTTCGTCCTGCGCTTCATGATCGGGGTGGTCATCAACCCGCTCTACATCCTCGGCGAGGTGTGGGCGCTGTCGATGGCGCCGCCATCGCGGCGCGGGCGCGTCATGGGCGTGTTCAACACGCTGATGGGGGTCGGTTATGCCAGCGGGCCGCTGGTGCTGACCTTCGTCGGCACCGCAGGCTGGACACCTTTCGTCATTGCAATCGTCGGCTTCCTCGCCTGTGCCACCGTCCTGCGCATCTTGTCGGACCTGTCGGGCTTCGAGGATGATGGCCAGTCCAAGGGGGGCGTGCTGGGCTTTGCGGCGCTTGCGCCGGCGCTGCTGTTTGCCGTGCTGGTTTCGGCGGCCAACCAGCAAAGCACCTATTCGCTGCTGCCGGTTTTCGGCGCCGGCCACGGGCTGCCCGAAGCAATGCTCGCCGCGATGCTGACGGCACTGTCGATGGGCAACATCCTGCTGCAAATTCCGCTTGGCCTGATGGCGGAACGGGTCGGCGGCCGGGCCATGATCCTGTTTTGCGCCGCGGCGACGGCCATCTGCGCCGTGCTTTTGCCGCTGTTGATCGAGACGAGGCTGATCTGGCCCGTGCTCGTGGTGATGGGGGCCGTGGGCTATGGCGTCTACACCATGGCACTGGTCGAGCTCGGCAACCGCTTCAACGGCAGCGTGCTCGTCGCCGGCAACGCGGCCTTTGCACTGATGTGGGGCATGGGCGGCATTGTCGGGCCGCCAAGTTCGGGGCTGGTGATGCAGACTTTCGGCCCGATCGGGCTGCCGGCGGTGCTGGCGAGCCTGAATATCACCCTGCTGGCCTTCGCCTTCTATCGCGCTGCCGTCCGATGGCACAAAACGGATTAG